A portion of the Bombina bombina isolate aBomBom1 chromosome 11, aBomBom1.pri, whole genome shotgun sequence genome contains these proteins:
- the LOC128641854 gene encoding melanin-concentrating hormone receptor 1-like, with protein MAELERDFPVGICEFNDSNLTGTGSPAAVYSGRKDHSSIVLPVIFGIICLVGTIGNCIVIYTINKKPKGNHNIADIFIVSLSVTDLLFLLGMPFLIHQLLGNGVWHFGATMCTIITALDANSQFASTYILTAMSVDRYLATVHPIRSSYVRTTCAAAMVILMLCLCSLITIIPVFMYTQLIELPDGNAGCGIILPNLSIDIYWYTLYQFFLAFVIPLLIICIVYIKIQKHISCVVVPLPQRNFRARSKKITRTSVTICLAFFICWAPYYILQLAHLKVVHPTVMFLYAYNVAISLGYANSCINPFIYIVLSDTFKRHLIKAVCPGQQVRRNERHTASEVSPSVRICSVPTQETSLSMMYSHNIDNYISLSVSVP; from the coding sequence tttACAGTGGCAGAAAAGATCATAGCAGTATTGTGCTCCCCGTTATATTTGGCATCATATGTTTGGTGGGGACCATTGGAAACTGCATTGTTATCTACACCATAAACAAAAAACCAAAGGGTAACCACAATATTGCTGATATCTTCATTGTGAGTCTGTCGGTGACTGACCTCCTCTTCTTGCTTGGAATGCCGTTCCTAATCCACCAACTCCTGGGAAATGGTGTCTGGCATTTTGGAGCTACCATGTGCACTATTATTACCGCCCTGGATGCCAATAGCCAGTTTGCCAGTACATACATCCTCACTGCTATGTCTGTTGATCGCTACCTTGCAACAGTCCATCCCATCCGTTCTTCATATGTGAGAACAACCTGTGCTGCTGCTATGGTAATCTTGATGCTGTGTCTTTGTTCTTTAATAACTATCATACCAGTATTTATGTACACCCAACTCATTGAGCTTCCAGATGGCAATGCCGGATGTGGCATCATCTTACCCAATCTCTCAATAGATATCTACTGGTACACTCTTTATCAGTTCTTCTTGGCTTTTGTTATTCCTCTTCTCATCATCTGCATTGTTTACATCAAGATTCAGAAACATATTTCTTGTGTAGTTGTTCCACTGCCTCAAAGAAACTTCAGAGCTAGGTCTAAAAAGATCACAAGAACTTCAGTAACAATCTGCTTAGCCTTCTTCATTTGTTGGGCACCATATTACATTTTACAACTGGCCCATCTCAAAGTTGTGCACCCTACTGTCATGTTTCTGTACGCTTATAACGTTGCTATCAGCCTTGGCTATGCAAATAGCtgcattaaccctttcatttacaTTGTGTTGAGTGATACCTTTAAAAGACATTTAATAAAGGCGGTCTGCCCAGGACAACAAGTGCGAAGAAATGAAAGACACACTGCTAGCGAGGTCAGTCCTTCTGTTAGAATATGCTCTGTTCCAACACAAGAAACGTCCTTGAGTATGATGTATTCTCACAACATAGACAATTATATTTCTTTGTCTGTGTCAGTTCCATAA